In Calorimonas adulescens, the following are encoded in one genomic region:
- a CDS encoding transposase, which translates to VEGAFGVLKNDYNFNRFLTRGKNNVKTEFILLCLAYNVNKLHAKIQNERIGKPLHELKTA; encoded by the coding sequence GTGGAAGGGGCTTTTGGCGTTTTGAAGAATGACTACAATTTCAATCGGTTTTTGACTCGCGGAAAAAACAACGTAAAAACCGAGTTCATTCTACTGTGTCTAGCCTACAACGTAAACAAGTTGCATGCAAAGATACAAAATGAACGCATCGGAAAACCGCTTCACGAGCTAAAAACAGCCTAA